DNA from Acipenser ruthenus unplaced genomic scaffold, fAciRut3.2 maternal haplotype, whole genome shotgun sequence:
ggaggggagagggagaggagaggagaggaggggagaggagagagggagaggagaggaggggagaggagaggagaggaggggctgATGATACAGTGCGAGAAGTGTatggtgaggagaggagaggagggagaggagaggagaggagaggaggaggagaggaggggctgATGATACAGTGCGAGAAGTGTATggtgagggagaggagaggatagaggaggggaggggaggggagaggagggggggtagagagaggaggggggtagagaggatagaggagaggaggggaggggagggggaggggggtaggaggatagagggagaggagggggaggggaggggaggggaggggagggggggtagagaggatagaggagaggaggggaggggaggggagggggtagagaggagagggggtagagaggatagaggagaggaggggaggggaggagggtagagaggatagaggagaggaggggagggggaaggggagggggaggggaagggaggggaggggtggagaggatataggaggggagggggtgggtagagaggatagaggagaggagggagggggagggggttggCAGCTGCGCTGCAGTGACTGCAGTGTGTGGAGCGGTCTTGCTTTGCCATGCCAGACTGTGGCCTCTCCACCCCccttctccctctttctctcactcctctcctctctctcattctgCAGGTGTGGCAGCATTGTGACTGTATGGGGGTGAATGCAGACGTGGGGCACTATCTGTGTGAGCAGTGCGACCCTCGACCGGTGGACAAGGTAACTGACCccatctcccctcccctcccctcccctctgacCTTCTTccactctctcctcctctctcccccttctccttctctcccttcccctctctcccctgaTCTTTCCCCtgacctccctctcctcctctctcccccctctcctcctctcccctcccctctccctgacctcctcccctctctcctcctctctcctcctctctcccctctctcctcctctctcccctctctcctcctctctctcctctctctctctcccagcagTATTCCTGGATGTTGTTGTCGctgttttctctgtgtgttttggggTCAGGTTGTGATCAGtgtgtttctgttctgtttttgggGTGCTGTCCCAGGAGGTGCCCATGATCCCCCAGCCCAGCTACGCTCAGCCCGGCTTTGTTTACCACATCTGCCTGCTGCGGGACAGGCTGCTGCTGCGCCAGGGTACGTACCCCCTCCCTCCAAAAAACACACCTAAACGTCTACTGCAAAGGTACAATACACCTGTACCCCTCCCAAAACCACTAAGAGCACAATACACCTGTACAATACACCTGTACAATACACACCTGTACACACCTGCACAACACACCTGTACACACCTGTAGAATACACACCTACACACTATACCGCTACAATACACACCTGCACAATACACCTGTACAATACACACCTGTACACACCTGCACAATACACACCTGTACACACCTCTACAATACACACCTACACAATATACCGCTACAATACACACCTGCACAATACACCTGTAGAATACACACCTGAACACACCTGTACAATACACACCTGTACAATACACCTCTGCAATACACACCTGTACAATTCACCTGTACAATACACCTCTACAATACACACCTACACAATACACCTGTAGAATACACACCTGTACAATACACACCTGAACACACCTGTACAAAACACACCTCTACAATACACACCTGCACAACACATGTGCATTGCACCTGtacaaaaaaactgcaaaatacaCCTGTAcaacacacacctgtacacacCTGCACAATACACCTGCACAATACACCTGTACAACACACACCTGTACAATACACCTGTCACGGCCCTGAAcacctgcccctgtgtgtgtcgctgtgcaGGGGACTGCGTGTATCTCATGAGGGACAGTCGGCGTGCTCCAGACGGACAGCCAGTCCGACAGTCCTACCGACTCCTCTCACACCTCAACCGGGACAAACTGGACATCTTCGCATCGAGAAACTGTGGAAAGAACGAGAAGTgagtgagggggaggggaggggaggggagaaacTGGAAAAACAAGAAGTGAGttagggggagggagaggagaggagaggggaggggaggggggaggggagagggggagagaaactGGAAAAACAAGAAGTGagtgaggggggagggagaggagaggagaggggagaggagaggagaggggagagaaactGGAAAAACAAGAAGTGAGTGAGGggggagtgagaggagaggagaggagaggggagagaaactGGAAAAACAAGAAGTGAGTgacggggggagggggaggagtagGGGATATCCTTAATGGAAGGTGCCCTGTGACTGACTCATGtctctcttccccctcctcccctctcacctctctctccctcccccactcTCTCTCCGTCTCAGGGGGGAGCGCTTTGCTTTCGGACACCATTATTTCCGCCCCCACGAGACGCACCACTCTCCGTCGCGGCGTTTCTACCACAATGAGCTGTTCCGCGTGCCGCTGTACGAGATCATCCCCCTGGAGGCCGTGGTGGGGACCTGCTGCATGCTCGACCTCTACACCTACTGCAAGGGTGAGGCTGCACCTGTACAGTAcaacacacctgtactgtacaacacacctgtacagtacaatacaatacacctgtacaatacaatacacctgtactgtacaatacaatacacctgtacaatacaatacacctatactgtacaatacacctgtactgtttagtacacctgtacaatacaatacacctgtacaatacagtacaacacacctgtacagtacaatacaatacacatgtactgtacaatacaatacacctgTACACCGACAACAAAAGCTACACCCATACAATACACTTGTACAATGCACAGCTGTACACACCTGTGTACACGTATTGCACAGGTGAGGCATGCGTGTGTGActccccgtgtgtgtgtgtctcaggccGGCCCAAGGGAGTGAAGGAGCAGGACGTGTATATCTGTGATTACCGGCTCGACAAGTCTGCTCACCTCTTCTACAAGATCCACCGCAACCGCTACCCCGTCTGCACCAAGTCCTACGCATTCACCACTTCCCCAAGAGACTGGCGCCCAAGAGGGACTTCTCGGTAAGAGATACAACACACCTGTACAGCACACCTGTACAATACACCTGCACAATACACCTGTACAACACACCTGTACAATACACCTGCACAATACACCTGTACACCTGTACAACACACCTGTAAAATACACCTGTACAatacaccagcacaatacacCAGCACATTACACCTGCATAATACACCTGTACAACACACCTGTACAATACACCTGTACAACACACCAGCACAATACACCTGCACAATACACCTGTACAACACACCTGTACACCTGTACAACACACCTGTACACCTGTACAACACACCTGTACAACACACCAGCACAATACACCTGTACACCTGCACAACACACCTGTAAAATACACCTGTACAatacaccagcacaatacacCAGCACATTACACCTGCATAATACACCTGCATAATACACCTGTACAGCACACCTGTACAATACACCTGTACAGCACACCTGTACACCTGCACAATACACCTGTACAACACACCTGAACACCTGTACAGCACACCTGTACAATACACCTGTACAGCACACCTGTACAACACACCAGCACAATACACCTGCACAATACACCCGTACAACACACCTGTACACCTGTACAACACACCTGTACAACACACCTGTACACCTGTACAACACACCTGTACAACACACCAGCACAATACACCTGTACACCTGTACAACACACCTGTACAACACACTGTGTACAACACCAGCACAATACACCTGCATAATACACCTGCATAATACACCTGTACAGCACACCTGTACAATACACCTGTACAGCACACCTGTACACCTGCACAATACACCTGTACAACACACCTGAACACCTGTACAGCACACCTGTACAATACACCTGTACAACACACCTGCACAACACACCTGCCCAACACACCTGTACATCTGTACAGCATACCTCTATAATAActtatctctcctctctctctctctctctctctctctctctctctctctctctctctccagcctcACTACGTTCCGGACAACTACAAGCGCAACGGAGGAAGGTGAGGGACTTCAATTCAGTGCTTTTATTCCTGTCtgttggtttttaaaaaaaacaattttaaggGGTTGGATGCGCCCTGCTCAGTGCTGGCAGTGCCTTGTGAAACTCACCCTGGGGTCTCTCCTCCCTCCCAGTTAATTGtgcgtctctctccctctctctctctctctctctctcagatcatCGTGGAAAAGCGAGAGACCCAAACTGGGGTGCAAGGAGACGGTGGGGGGAGCGTGTGAGGAGGAGCCCCCACCAGCGCTGGACGAAATGGGGCTGGGGGGCGAGGCAAGGCCCAGGCTTGAGGAGACAGTGGTGGCCGGGGGTGAGGCAGAGACGGAGAGGGGGAgcgaaagagagagggagagggagagagagaaagagcgcccTCCCAGACAGGACCAGCAGCAAGGAgctgaggaagaggaagaggaggaggaggaggaagagagggagcggcggccagaggaggaggaggaggaggagggagagagggagagggaggcccCCTTACTGGAGCTCGGACCCCCCAGTGAGAGGAGGGGGGCTCAGAGAGAGCGGCTGAACAAGATATTGCTTCACCTGCTGCACAGGATCCCTGGGAAGaatggtgagagagagagagagagagagagagagagagagagagagagagagagcagaacaACAGGCAGGGGATACttcactgcagagcgctctagcagtataggaaagagaactcccctctcaacactgcagagcgctctagcagtataggaaagagagctcccctctcgacactgcagagcgctctagcagtataggaaagaggactcccctctcgacactgcagagcgctctagcagtataggaaagagaactcccctctcgacactgcagagcgctctagcagtataggaaagagaactcccctctcgacactgcagagcgctctagcagtacaggaaagagaactcccctctccacactgcagagcgctctagcagtataggaaagaggactcccctctcgacactgcagagcgctctagcagtataggaaagagaactccactctcaacactgcagagcgctctagcagtataggaaagagaactcccctctcgacactgcagagcgctctagcagtatagtaAAGAGGactcccctctcgacactgcagagcgctccagcagtataggaaagaggacTCTCCTCTCCACACAGTGTTTTGGGTCTTTTTAATGTGTTTGGTGCTTTAAttcccccttcctctctctcagTGATCGATGTCACCTATCTCCTGGAGGAAGGCTCGGGTCGGAAGCTGCGCAGGAGAACCCTGGGAATAGGAGACGGAGCCAGCTACAGGAAGTGAGGTCACTGCGGGGGGGGAGGGGCAGAGCCAGCTACAGGAAGTGAGGTCACCGCAAAGGGGGCGGGGCCTGAGCCCGAACCCGGAGCGGCGAGCCGGGAATCGGAACAAACGCGAAGGAACGAGAGGAGAAaacaaagagagggagagagagagagagagagagagagagagactctccAAGCCTGGGTTTGAACCGTGGACTGCGGTCGCTGCCACCAGCCCACgcccccttctctctctgtcacgcGGGAAGGCGTGTGCGTGTGCTTTCCGTGACGGCGTATCTTTCAAAGCTGATGCCATCGTTGTGTGAAGGTGTGGAGACTGTCAAACAGACACCAAAAGAAGCTTGCttttaataatgataatgataatgataatgatagatACAGGGAGAGGACTGAGGCTCCCGGTACAGAGCAGTGTGATCCGGGCCTGGTTTCATAatcacacacacctgagcttgtttcctggacacactgggggctgatcaaacTCTCAACAAAAGCTTTGCAAAGTAATACTGTTATTATCATTAGTtttagtatcattattattattgttgttgttgttattattattattattattattattattattattattattattattagtagtagtagtagtattattattagtattattaaccaTGGCTAGGATGTCATTTGTTGAGgatgattttatttgatttctttttctacttttttttttttaatcgtctgtttgtttgtttatttatttattttttttaatgtctgcaGTGACTcgtacaaaacaaaccaaattcaaaataaggaaaaaaaaaacacccacacaatGATTTGTAAGGATCCATTCCACAGGCAGACTTCTGCAAGAAACACACAGCCAGCTCGCTGGACTTCACAGTCTGGGAGAGGAACAGTTTCTGAAGAGGActtgactgacagacagacaaaagGATGTGAAAAATATATTCTAAATAAAAAGCGTTTGCCTTCTGGGCCTGAGAGAGTTTCAGCAGCTTTGCGGTACACTGCAGATtaaaaacgaaacgaaacgaaacgaaacgaaacgaaacgaaacgaaacactACAGCTGACCAGCTCCCCGAGCGCCACGCTGCTCCAGCGAAGAACTTTCAATACCCTCCGGCATTTCATTTCATCCTGGGATCATGAAGGGcaaacgcacgcacgcacgcacgcacgcacggacacacgcacgcacacacacacacgcacgcagatGCAGCTGTTTATTCGGATACCGATTTTTAAAAAAGGGctctctttttttgtgtgtgtcacaAATCCCTCAAACAAAATaacgaagacaaaaaaaaaaaaggttttattttttaagttttcttgTAAAGGTCAGCGTTTGGTAAACGTGCATCCAGCGTGTGGTGTTTGAAATATTGTGAATGACGACGATGACGTCCCATTCGAATGACGTGCCACGCTCTCTGTGTAGATGATTCGTGTACATAAGAGCGCCTGCGCGGCGCCTTTTATATTGGAACGCTATGTattataataatgttattattattattattattattattactacgagTGTTGATATTGGTGTTGTTAATCGTattataattgttattaataGTATTATCGTGGCTGCAGGTATAATTGTCGTTTTTCTTACCCTCTCcgttgttgttgtattatttcaaacttgttttttttttttgtaaaaaaaaaaaaaaaaaattaaaaaaaataataattacagctactgcataatttgaaaaaaataatcacTTAGTCTGCAAAGATgaatgcgtgtgcgtgtgtgcgtgtgtatatatacacatatatacacacattatatatacacacatatatgatTCTAACATTAGAtcacagctggctctttgagctaatatatatatatatatatatatatatatatatatatatatatatatatatatatatatatatatatataattaaaaattcATATTTGCAAACCAAGTGATTTTTCTTCGTTTTTTTGTATCGTTATTCTATATCAGTAATGCAGTTTGAAGCGGCTCGGGTGCGTGGATTTCCTTGTgctgttcagagagagagagagtgaaatacTCTGAGATTTCTGTAGAGACGCGCGAACACATTTCTGTGTTTCAAAACGCgtcgcagagagagagagagagagacgcgggTCAGACACTAAACTGAATAAATACAACATATGCTTTTAAACCtcagtaggaaaaaaaaacagaacaaaacaaactgaaaaaaaacagaacactaGTTTAGATAATGGAATGTTATTGGAAGAATTATTTTAGAcgcttaaatattattattattattattattattattattattattattattatgattatgattatgattgtaTTTTCAATtctgaaatgattttttttttgtttttattttattgtatagattttgtgtgtgttttttaataaaagcatACCCTGTTGCTAAACTGCAAGTCGATTCTAACCCTCCTTCTGGATGAAATGCTGCTGATGATGAAGTAATACAGATTCCCTTTTTAtaaacacgcacgcacgcacgcacgcacgcacacgcacccaCAGGTGAAACCGCATCTTAGAAACAGAcgagtcttttttttaaaactttaatctTTGTAAATGATGTATTACGGATTTTAACATTGGATGTgattgcttaaaaaaagaaatacaaaaaataataataaaaaaaacaacaccggGAAGAACGCAAGGACTGCGCCTGCGTGTCCGTGATGACGCTGGATAATAAAtggagagggttttttttttcaaaacttagTGTGTTTATTGaatttgtgtgcgtgtgcgtgtgcgtgtgcgtgtgcgtgagtgcgtgtgtgcgtgtgcgtgtgcgtgtgtatatataagaacataagaaagtttccaaacgagaggaggctccattcagcccatcttgctcgtttggtttgttagcagcttattgatcccagaatctcatcaagcagcttcttgaaggatcccagggtgtcagcttcaacaacattactggggagttggttccagaccctcacaattctctgtgtaaaaaagtgcctcctattttctgttctgagtgcccctttatctaatctccatttgtgacccctggtccttttttcttttttcaagtcaaagaagtcccctgggtcgacattgtctatagcttttaggattctgaatgcttgaatcagatcacggcgtagtcttctttgttcaagactgaatagattcaattcttttagcctgtcttcatacgacatgccttttaaacccgggataattctggtcgctcttctttgcactctttctagagcagcaaaattctttttgtaacgaggtgaccagaactgaacacaatattctaggtgaggtcttactaatgcattgtaaagtttttacattacttcccttgatttaaattcaactcttttcacaatatatccaagcatcttgttagccttttttataggcttcaacaacattactggggagttggttccagaccctcacgattctctgtgtaaaaaagtgcctcctattttctgttctgaatgcccctttatctaatctccatgtgtgaccccctggtgcttgtttcttttatAGCCTGGTACCTGGGAGCCCTGCGTCCATGGCAACGAGCACTGTGGTATGCAGGCGCCCTGTTGCCATAGCTACAGGGCTGCGGCGTCGCTCTCCGCTCCAGGGCTTGCGTGTTGCATACCCGGGGCAGACTGGCACAGCAGAGCGGGCAAAACTCCGTGAGGGGAGCCGCTAATAATAAACAGACAGGGCACGCCCGGGATCAATGCAACAGCGAGATGTATGCAAGAAAGCAttagtatttattaattaattaattaattaattaattaattaattaattaattaattaattaataaataaataaataaataaataaatatatatatatatatatatatatatatatatatatatatatatatatatatatatatatatattagctcaaagagccagctgcccaacgtttcgatatgttgtacatatatttctcaagggagcctgtgtttgaatccaaacattgatttatatatatatatacagtaaatcatAGATATAAAATATTTTGCACCCTGAAGAAATTTCACAGTCATAGTCTCAGTCAAAAATGTCGTGTAATGTGAGTCTGTCGGTCTAATGACGTTTCTTCTTGGTCCAGGTGGCTGAACTGGTGGGCAGTTTGAACCGCGTTTCAGTCAGTGGATGTTGCTGGAGTCAGTCTCAGTGCGGTTTAATCTTCTCAACACAGATGCAGTCTTGtatcgtttttgttttgttttgttttttggtgtctCAGAACTGCAACCGAAGACGGGATACGAGAGCGCATTCATTACAAACACACAAGCGGCACCGGCAGAGGCGACGGCGTCTCCGCACAGTCAGCGCTGCCCAGCCTTCGGCCGGTGTTCCGGTTCACCCAGTCCGTCATTGCTCGTACCCGTTCCTCAGTCTGCTCCAGccctgctttcaattcacaagcTTGCTTTTTAAATCTCAGTTTGAAAGCAAGTTTCATCACGGTAcccagtgataatgttaataaagctaataagaggtgacagcatggattttaaagatggtcagcgctcctttaaagggaggggtcagtgataatgttaataaagctaataagaggtgagagaatggattttaaagatggtcagcgctcctttaaacgGAGGggtcagtgataatgttgctggtgCAAATAAGAGTCTGCTGCCACCCAGTGTTTAGGGAGTGGTACTACGTCACTGTTTTCATCacataaccacacacacacagacaaagacacaaacacacacaaacagacacacacgcacacacaaagcaATGCCTGGAGCCTCTCTTCAGGAGCAGGTTGGTGTTTATTAATAATTACAGCAGCTGCATCATTCCTCACAGCAGCAACACAAGCAGGGCTGCCTCTACCAGCTGGGTCTACACGCTGCACAGCTGTGTGCATCTTTAAATAGCAGGTGTTCAATTGAAGCATTAGATATGAGAAtgctgcctccctctctctctctctctctctctctctctctctctctctctctctatacacacaCAATGGCATTGCTCTACTGGGCCCACGTCACATGATCAGGGAGGCGAAGCCAATGGGAACCAGCCC
Protein-coding regions in this window:
- the LOC131734611 gene encoding histone-lysine N-methyltransferase ASH1L-like: MIQCEKCMVWQHCDCMGVNADVGHYLCEQCDPRPVDKEVPMIPQPSYAQPGFVYHICLLRDRLLLRQGDCVYLMRDSRRAPDGQPVRQSYRLLSHLNRDKLDIFASRNCGKNEKGERFAFGHHYFRPHETHHSPSRRFYHNELFRVPLYEIIPLEAVVGTCCMLDLYTYCKGRPKGVKEQDVYICDYRLDKSAHLFYKIHRNRYPVCTKSYAFTTSPRDWRPRGTSRLTTFRTTTSATEEDHRGKARDPNWGARRRWGERVRRSPHQRWTKWGWGARQGPGLRRQWWPGVRQRRRGGAKERGRGRERKSALPDRTSSKELRKRKRRRRRKRGSGGQRRRRRRRERGRGRPPYWSSDPPVRGGGLRESG